The genomic region GGCAAACCGCAGCCCCTTCTCCATCGCAATCGGCGTGATCAGCACGATCTCCAGGCTCACGTTGTCGCCCGGCATCACCATCTCCGTCCCCGCCGGCAAACTCGCCA from Terriglobia bacterium harbors:
- the tuf gene encoding elongation factor Tu (EF-Tu; promotes GTP-dependent binding of aminoacyl-tRNA to the A-site of ribosomes during protein biosynthesis; when the tRNA anticodon matches the mRNA codon, GTP hydrolysis results; the inactive EF-Tu-GDP leaves the ribosome and release of GDP is promoted by elongation factor Ts; many prokaryotes have two copies of the gene encoding EF-Tu), which encodes ASLPAGTEMVMPGDNVSLEIVLITPIAMEKGLRFAIREGGHTVGAGSVTEILQ